The genomic interval GCGGCGATATTGAGAGACCAAAAAAACACGCAGGGAGCGCGTGCGACCTATGAGTATCTGACGCGAATCTATCCGGACGTGCTCGGCGCCCACTACGGGAGAATTTCCCTGGCCGAAGATTCCGATATTCCTGTCCTGATTTCCGAGTATGAACAGGAGGACAGCGGCGCCGCCCACTATGCGTTGGCGCTTCTCCGGCTCAGGGGGGGCGGCGTTCCCGATCTCGCTGAGATTCTTGAAGAAGATATCGACCCGGCCCTTCGTGCGGCCCCGACAAACTCTGCGGTGCACCAGCTTCGCGGCTACGTCTACCAGATCAACGAGACCGTCTATCGCCAGCGCGGCGTAGGCGGAATTGAAGAGGCCATTCAGGCCTATCAGCTCGCGCTGCTACTGAGCGCCGATTCCCCGCGCCAGTCACGCCGCCAGAGCGAGCTCTACGCGGCGCTCGGTAACGCGTTCATGAATTTTACCCCACCCAATTACGAGCGCGCCGCCCACTACTACCGGCTCTACATGGACTCAGCGCCGGTATTCGAGAATCAGACGCGTGAACTGGCGTTGCGAGAGCGAATGGCCCGGGCCGCCTTCCATGCCGGTGAGAGCCGCCGGGCGGCCGCGCATGCAGGGCGCGGCGCGGTTCTGGCCGCTGCGCTGGGGCGAGCAGCACTTCACGACCGCCTGCTCTCCTACGAGGCCATGTGCCTTCAGGAGACAGGGGATCACGAAGCCGCCGTGGCGCGGCTCAAGGAAGTGGAGGGCTCCCCGCGCGGGCGCGTTCGCACCTCCCAGCGCAACCGGATACTCCGCAACCTTGCCTACAACCGCTACCAGATCGGTGCGCGCATCGAGGCGCTCGCCAATCTCAAGGAAGGTCTCGAAATCCTGCAGGACCCTTCAGTAGAGTTTCGCAGCGCCAGGGCCGATACCCAGGGCTTCTCCGCGGATGCGTCCGAAGAGGCATTCGGCTTCTCGCGAAAGGGAGAGCTGCGCCTCAACTACACCTATGCCGGACAGATTCGCGAGGAACTGGGGGAGCTGGCACAGGCGGTCGAGCTGCAGAAACAGAAACTGGCACTCTTTCCCAGGCCCGAGAACGAAAAGGGTGAGGAAGCCCTCAAGTATCACAGCCGCGTGGGCATCGGATGGAACCGGATCGCGCGTCTTGAATATGCGCGTTCAAATTTCGTCGAAGCGGCGCAGGCTCTGCGGCTCTCGCTGGCAAATGCGACGCAGGCCCAGCAGCTCCGCGGGCAGGCGCTCGCGCTCGGAGGGTTGCTCCGTTCCCTGCTCGTTTCTGATGGCGAACTCGGCGCGGCCGATATTACTCAGATCGGCAGTGCGCTCGATCAGCTCGTCGATCAGCTCATCGAACAACGGGCGAAGGGCTTGCCCGTGGATTACACACTGTTGGCGCGGATCTATCACACGCGTGCGATGCTGGGAGCGACCCAGTCGGGATCGCCCGAACCCTGGTCCATGGTGGACGTTCTCCGGGATTTCGAGGCGAGCGCCTATGCCTTCACACGCGCCGAAGAACAGAGCGCAAAGGGGCTGGGGCCCGAGCGATTGAGCGTCCAGCTCAACGAACTGGCTTATCTGCGCCAGATCGGTTTTACCGGGCTCGCACTTGCTCGCGCGGATCAACTTCGCACAGCGCTTGCCTCGCAAGGGCTGCGTTGCCTGGCTTGGCACCTTCCGCTCATCGAAGGGATCGGTGACAAGGAAGCGCGAGGCCGGCTGCTGGATGAGCTGCGCAGCTTTCCGCCGGGACTTTGCACGGAACTCTCCGCGGCGCAGCTTCGCGATACTTACGAGCGAATCTTTGAGCGCCTGCTGGCGGCAACGGACGACGCGGGAGAGCTGAGCGCGCTGCTGGAACTGCGATCCGAGCTGCTGCTGGCCGCCGATTTTGGTGGGCGTTCGTGGACGTTTGCAGATGCCGGAGAACAAGCGCGCGCCACAAAGATAGAAGAAGCGCTCGGCAAGGCACGTGCGAGCGGCGAGGCCCTGCAGCATTTCCGCATTGTGGAGGGATCGCTTGAAAACCGCGAAGCACTCGCCAGCCTCCAGTCCCAGTGGCAGGAGGCGCTTGGCGGTGCGAAGCTGGCGATCGAGAACGCGAGGGCCGCGGATGCGGCCCTCGCGCGGCTCTATGGGCCGGTTGTGCCGGCCGAGTCCGAGCTCGCCAGTGCGCTGGAGCAAAGCGCACTCATTCGCATCACGCCGCTCGAGGGCAGGGGTCTTCTCCTGATCCGCCTTCCGGGCAGTGATGAACCGGTGAGCGCCTTCGTCGATCTTCCGGGCGGTTCACCGACCCCAGCGGCCTTTGATGAGTGGCTCAACGCCAACCTGTTTCCCTGGGCCGATTCACTTGGAAGCGCAGACGGCATCTACGTCATTGCCGACGACGCGCTCGCCGCGCTTCCCTGGCAGCGACTGGCTCGCGCGCTGGGAAAGGACGTGGCCGTCTCCCAGATTGGATCGCTGGCGCATCTTGTCATCGCCCACCAGCGGCGAAATGCCAACAAGGGCCGCGGGATGCTGGTCGCACGCACCGATGCGGGCAGCGAAACAGAGATCGCGGCGCGCTATGGCTGGCTCGAATCATTTCACGGCTCGCTCGCCGAGGAAATCACGGGGCTTCGCGGCTTCTATTTCCGCGACAACACGGCGCAGGAGCTGGCCGCAACGCTCAGCGATCCCACGAGCCAGTACCACTTCCTGCAGGTGATGGCGCCGCTGCAGCTCGAAGCGGGAGTTCCGCTCTCGAGCAATCTGGCGCTCTGGTCCCCGGTTGGAGGTAACTCGCTTTCCCTGGGGCAGTGGACGCGCATTGGCGCCCAGATGAACCTGACGGTGTTTGCCAATGTGAGCGGGCAGCTCGATGGCCAAAACTTTGCCGCGTTTTCGTATCTGAGTGCGCTGGCCGGGATGCCGAGCACGGTGCTCGTGCGTCGCCACATGCCGCTGGCGAGTCCGGCGCTCCAGGAACTGGAGGCATACAAGCGGCTCTTCCAGCAGGTGCTTCCGGGCGCGGATGGGCGCTATGCGCGCGCCGGTGACGCAGCCGACCGGCTTTCCATGGACCCGGCGTTTGCGGCGATGGACGTGCGCTTCATGGGCTATCTGGGAATGGACAACCAGGAGGCGCAGGCCTTCGCGCAGGAACGACTCAATACGCTGGCGTCGGCAACCGTTGCAGCAGTCCAGTCCGGACGCATGGACGAAGCTGCGGGCAGTTCCGAGCAGGCCATCGTACTGATGGACGTCGTGGGCGTTCCGCCGCAGAGCCTCATGGAGATGCTCAACGTCGCGGTCTTTACTCACAAAAAGGCGGGACTGCTCGAGCGCGCGACCAAGTACGAAGAGCGACAGGTGCGCCTGCTGGAGCGCGGCGGCATCGGCGAGGCCCTCGTGCGCGTCCTGTTCTTCCTGGGCCGCGACGAACTGGCACTGGGCAAGCATCAGAAAGCCGCAGGGACGCTCGCACGCTCGCGCGACTACGCGCAGCGGATCGAGCGTGCCGATCTCGAAATCGTCGTGCTCTCTGAACTGGCACGCGCGCAGGAAGCCGGCGGCGATTCCGCGCAGGCGCTGGCCTCCTATCGGGACGGTTTGGCGCTGGCGGAAAAGAGCGGTGATACCGTCAGCCGCGAGGAGTTCCACTACAACCTGGGGCGCGTGGCGCACACGCGCATCCATGACGAACAAATGGCGGCCACGCATCTTGAAGCTGCGCTGGAGCTGGCGAAGTCCCTGGGAGAGGCGGCGCGTCGCAATGCCGCGCGCGACGCACTGACTCTGGTGCTGGTCGAACAACAGCGCGGCCGTCTCGAATCGGCACTTGGGACGCTGGCGGAGCTGCTCCCCTGGGCCGAAGCGCTGGGCGACAAGGAGTTGCTGGCGCAGGGCCTCGTCTATGAGGCGGTCGTGCACAGGAAGCTCGGCGACCTCCCACGCGCCGAGCAGGTGCTGGCGCGTGCGCAGGATCTTGCGGCTGGCGCCGGTGCGTCGCAGGTGCTGGCCGATGCCCGCAACGCCCGCGTGCTCATTCGTCTCGATGAAGGGCGTCTCGAAGAAGCACTCGCGCTGGCCGAAGAATTGACCGGCGAGGAACTCTCGACCGAGACAAGCCTGGCCGCATTCCACAATCTGGCACTCGTCGCGCTTGAGCTGGGAGACCTCGCCCGCGCCCGCACGGCATTGGAGCGTGCGCAGTGGTTCGCCAGCCGCGTGGGGGAGCCGCTGGCCATTGCGGATGAATTGCTGGTCGAGGCGCGCGTCCTGCATGCGCAGCCCCAGTTTGCGCGGGCAGCCGTCGAAAAACTGGAACAGGCGGCAACTGCCTATGAGAGGGCCGGGCATCTCAGTCGAAAACTTGAGTGCCGGATCGCCGCGCTCGAATGGAACGGGCAGGGAGGCGATTTTGATGCGCTGCTGGCCGATGCCGAGGCGCTCTCGCGCGATGACCTGCGTTGGCGCGTGCTGGGGATGCTGGGGCGCAATGAGGAAGCCGTCGCGTTCTACCTTTCGTCACTTCCCATGCCCGATGCCGTGCTGGAGCGGCGCGGACTCGATCCGGCGGCGGGTCTGAATCTGGTGCGAGAGCAGGTCGCCGTGCTTGCCGGGCGCGGCGAGGCCGAGCAGGCGCTTGCACTGTGGGAGCAGGGCCTTGCTCGCAGGCGCCAGTCGCTGCTGACCGGGCAGAGCGTCGCCCTCGATCGCAGCCGTGGCGGCGTTCTCATCGAGAAACTCCTTCACGCATGGGCGGAGACAAGGGCCCGGCGCTTTGAGCCCAGGCCCGACGCCGAAGGGCTTAATGAGCTTGAAGCACGGGCGGGTGCGCTCTTCGAACAGCTTGCGAAGGAATCCCCTGCGCGCGCGGCCTATCTGCGTCCGCCCGCCGGCGTGCTCGCATCGCGCCGGGCTGAGCTGGAGCCGGGCGATCTTCTCATCAGCGTCGTGAGCGCGACCAAGCAGAGCTGGTTCTTCCTGGTCGATCACGAGTCGGTGCAGGCAGTGCCTCTGAAGCTGGCGCGCGCGCCGCTGGCCGCCCGCGCGGGCGCGCTGCGGGAGCTGCTCTCGTCCATGGCCCGCTACGATGCCGAGCTCGAAGCTCTGCGCGCGCTTCTTCCCGAAGAAGTGCTGCAGCGCGCGGCTGCTGCAAAGCGGATTGTCTTTGTCAGCGACGAATCATTGCAGGGGCTCCCGATGCAGCTCGTTCTTTCAAGCAACGGCGTGCCGCTGCTCTACCGTGCGAGCCTTGCTGCGCCGCTGCGCGCAAATGGTGGTGGGAGTGCCGGCCCGCTCTCGGTGCTGGCGCTGGCGCGCATGCCCGCCACGCAGGTGAGCCGCTCCATCCCGCCGCGCACCGACAAGCGTCCGACGGCCGAGCAGGAAGAGCTCTGGGATCAGGAAGTCTTCGAGATCCTCGATGCCGCCGCGCTCGGGCGTTACGTCTCGATTCCCGGCGCGCTCAGCGGCGCGACGGACTGGCGCCCGCGCCAGAGATTCAGCGCGCTGTGGTGCGCGGCGCAGGCCCTTCCGGGGCGCAGGGGGGGCGGTACCTGCGGCGGTGCCGAGGGAAGCGGCCTGCCGCTCTCGGAGCTGGCGGCGGCGCGAGCGCTGCCCGGGCTGCTGGTGCTGCCGGCCTATCAGGCGCGCCCGGCAGAGGGCCAGAATCTGGCCCTCTGGCTCGAATGGGTGATGGACGGGCGCGGTGTGATCTTCGGCACAGAGCGCCTGCCCGTATCCGGGGCAAGCTATGGAAAGGCGCTCATCCGCGCCCTCTCGGCGGGCAGGGCGCCGGCTGCGGCGCAGCGTGAAGCCCGAGAAGCGGTGCGCGCGCGCTGGCCCCATCCGGCCCACTGGTCGAGTTTTCTCTATTACGGTCCGATGGACTAAGTTTGCAGGCACAAGGAATCAGGACAGAAGAACATGCGCAAGCACCTCACAGGACTCTTTGTTTTTACCGCCGCAATGGCCCTCGTGCTCGGCCTTACCCGCCCCTCCGAGGGGGCAAAGGGCGAGGCCCCCAAGCGAGGCGTCGTCACTTACGTGAGCGGCGCGGCCCAGCACCGCGAGAAGGCGGCGACTGCCTGGGATGCCCTCCAACTCAAGGACGACGTCACCAGCGGTGAGACCGTCCAGACCAAGCGCCAGACCCGCGCGGAAATCGAACTCGACGCGGGCAAGCTCATCCGCCTGGACGAGAACACGATCGTCGACCTGGTAAAGCTCTTCGAGGAAGAGAACAAGAAGAACACGGTGACCCTCGACGTGGCGCAGGGGCAGGTGTGGTCGCAGATCGCGTCGCTCGGCGGCGAAGAGGCCTTCAAGATCAACTCGCCGCTGGCCGGCGCCTCGGTGCGGGGCACGGTGTTCAACTTCGCCGTGGGCAGCGGCAACCGCACCAGCGTCGACGTCTTCCGCGGCGCGGTGGAGGTCTACAACCCGTTTCCGACGAAGAAGCTGGAGCCGGGCAAGGGCTACGGCGAGCGCCATGAAGTGAGCGGTCCCCAGGAAGTGCAGGGGCCCAAGGAAGTCACGCTGCAGGAGTGGTACTACATCGTGCGCAGCATGCAGCGCATCTCCATCGCACCCGGCCAGAGCACCTTCGAGGTCGAGGACATCAAGATGGACGAGGCCGGCAACGAATGGCGCAAGTGGAACGAAGAGCGCGACGCCGCCCGCGAAAAAAACCAGCCCGAGGGCGGGGAAGAATCCGAGACGGTCGTGCCGCCGGTGCCGGAGTAATGCAGGAACTCGACGACGAAGGGCGCCCTAGCGGCGCCCTTCCTTTTTGGGGTGACAACTCTCAAGTGCGTATTGAAAGCTGCGCTTTTTGTGCCATATCGCCGGGAATTGTTGAAGGATCGGATACAGACGTGCATCGCCGAGAGCATCAGCTGCATCGATTGCGAGGTAGCTGATGTGCGTTTGGTTTAATTCATTTTTTATGAGCCGGAATGCGCGCGGATCTTTTCGCACGGCTAGCCCGCAGATGGCCTCATTTCGGATTTCGTGATCTGACTCTTTGACGCGAGCATAAAGTGCCTTGCGAAGCGCAGGGCTATCAGTTCGAAATTCTGACCCCAGTGCGAACGTTGCCCAGTTACGAACATCTGGATCTGTATCTTGTGATAGTTGAATCAGCGCATCAGTAGCCTTTCGAGTATTGGAGCCTGATACGCTGTAGGCAACTGCTTCCCTTACGTCGGGGGACGGGTGCTCTGCAAAATTCAAAATTGCATCTCGAATTCTTGCAGGCATTCCCAACGGGTAGAAACGCCCTAATGCATAGATGGCTTGGAGGGCGACGGCCGCGGAACGGTCGGCCAAGCCAACAAACAAGAACGGCTCGGCAAGGGCGTAACGCTCGGTGAGCGCACCGCTCCAGCGCGCAATTTGAATGCCGAGTTCACGATCACCGGCCTTGCTGGATGCCAAGAGCGAGGGGACGTGCTTGAGAGGATCGGGTCGCCGCTTTTCGCAGGCCTTGCCAAGTAGCCCGAACCGCTTGCCCATGCTCCGGGTTTGACGTGCCTGGGCAATGAGCTGGTCGACCTTGCTCACTCCAGTTCACTCTTCAAATCTCTTGCCAGCAGATCCTGCAGGGCGATTTTGACGTCCTTGCCTTCGTGGAGGACGCGGTAGACCTGCTCGGCAATGGGCATTTCGACGCTCTCGCGCTGGGCGAGCTGCCAGGTGCTGCGCGCGGTCTCGACGCCTTCGGCGACCTGCTTCATGCCGCCCAGGATGTCTTCGACTTTTTCGCCCTTGCCGATGCGCTCGCCGACCGTTCTGTTTCTGGAAAGGCTTCCCATGCAGGTGAGCACCAGGTCGCCCATGCCGGAAAGCCCGGCGA from Chrysiogenia bacterium carries:
- a CDS encoding FecR domain-containing protein; protein product: MRKHLTGLFVFTAAMALVLGLTRPSEGAKGEAPKRGVVTYVSGAAQHREKAATAWDALQLKDDVTSGETVQTKRQTRAEIELDAGKLIRLDENTIVDLVKLFEEENKKNTVTLDVAQGQVWSQIASLGGEEAFKINSPLAGASVRGTVFNFAVGSGNRTSVDVFRGAVEVYNPFPTKKLEPGKGYGERHEVSGPQEVQGPKEVTLQEWYYIVRSMQRISIAPGQSTFEVEDIKMDEAGNEWRKWNEERDAAREKNQPEGGEESETVVPPVPE
- a CDS encoding HEAT repeat domain-containing protein; its protein translation is MSKVDQLIAQARQTRSMGKRFGLLGKACEKRRPDPLKHVPSLLASSKAGDRELGIQIARWSGALTERYALAEPFLFVGLADRSAAVALQAIYALGRFYPLGMPARIRDAILNFAEHPSPDVREAVAYSVSGSNTRKATDALIQLSQDTDPDVRNWATFALGSEFRTDSPALRKALYARVKESDHEIRNEAICGLAVRKDPRAFRLIKNELNQTHISYLAIDAADALGDARLYPILQQFPAIWHKKRSFQYALESCHPKKEGRR